The proteins below come from a single Malus domestica chromosome 03, GDT2T_hap1 genomic window:
- the LOC103426921 gene encoding DDT domain-containing protein PTM, producing the protein MEFVGRSVRKEFKGHGFFAGTVKSYAAASGLFEVVYEDGNTEELSFDEVSLLLGGGAEADLVEVAAKRSRLGRKPKKRRRIERKREIRGNAALGNDSGFGGDLNENCNLSDGSEGKLEVDQGFGGNLRKNVAVSGIVNENVDSRNVVDKTLEQETGLIANGDVNEVDNLKNGIDLNAGFNLNLNDGCDLNVDPNVGKEEIAEIRDCIDLNLDANDEFVENQNVDSLGGSAVLTHGSQRRGCNFDLNLEVNEEFKDTEGDCEEKFKVNPRFELVEESLKKERSGDAEEKVIDDGNSNETWKEVYIDINEDIPMTSVDDPIDCAAGERLDNTYCCSSGDLKADGSLGIFETSCINDSGLVEVPVKDSLYEARTPMIHGNLGDSGSPCIQKSSRRKRRKLLDNLISTTTETVLRRSARRGSAQNHVSVSDPFSSSAVSAITEEKPSISGCEEAENPSVLFQELELPPSSQHLNLDGIPILDVFSIYACLRSFSTLLFLSPFKLEDFVAALTCKSPSSLFDHVHVSILQTLRKHLEWLANDGSETASDCLRSLNWDFLDLITWPIFMVEYFLIHSSGLKPGFDLSCFKLYKTDYYTQPASVKVEILRCLCDDLIEVEAMRLEINRRSLAAEPDMVNDRNLNYEVCKKRKALVEVAGTSNANDEVDDDTTDWNSDECCLCKMDGNLICCDGCPAAYHSKCVGVSNDLLPEGDWYCPECLIDRHRPWMKLQKSLRGAELLGIDPRGRLYFKSFGYLLVSDSFDSESAFNYYTRDDLNKVIKVLRSSGFFYGGILVAICKHWDIPVSFDGAYSEIGCLMPPYPLAFSETCAVKNETDKDRKLQENSGTVTAIPNIASEVSAETMQVERSVMLCDPDEPDFVGLHPEDCSLPSASLHVRKGITRKGGTSEMHCGIGYMNYYSFGQIASSVAEELTRKPSEKIKEDKIITEEEIVSAQMKTILKKSSKFFWPNIEDLNTGARKEKCGWCFSCKAPADDKDCLFIMSMGSIKDASNSDRVGLQSKKNGKGHLNDVSCQILSIHDRLQGLLLGPWLSPLHTELWRKYLLYASGIASIKYLLLMLEANLRHRALSADWLKHVDSVNTMGSASHVVTSLRSRRRPKCSDSESNPSLNAASGLGMFWWRGGRLSRQVFSWKVLPRSLTSKAARQAGCTKILGILYPENSEYAKRSKSVAWRAAVEASTSAEQLALQVRELDSNIRWDDIENSHPLPTLDKESRKSIKLFKKVIVRRKSSEGGAVKYLLDFGKRRAIPDIVKGFGSLVEELSSEKKKYWLDESYLPLHLLKSFEEKRIARKSTDVKSGKVLEVARVTKRPREEKGFMYLFSKAERSEYYKCAHCNKDVLIREAVSCQSCEGFFHKRHARKSAGAVVARYKYTCYQCQKGLRPKIDTKRRKVETKGGKVQPHKCKPKGGKVQSQKFTNSQTGRRSMRLKNKKKALAGGRQVRLKNSKTVPASVPLRRSPRKAKCLPVQNKRHSKRKKGKKGKSNKGTYKKPNTATWQKKRTQVYHSYWLNGLLLSRKPSDERVMHFRDKKLLVHSECVSTILDQLKCHLCCEARYSSSLNYISCEICGVWFHGDAFGLNSENIGKLIGFKCHMCREGNPPICPHLEDVKTDVPQLAEAQIDGTVDCSEEVPNSVPPLSEITCN; encoded by the exons GTCTGAGGGAAAATTGGAAGTTGATCAGGGGTTTGGAGGGAATTTGAGGAAAAATGTTGCGGTTAGTGGGATTGTGAATGAAAATGTTGATTCTAGAAATGTAGTGGATAAGACCCTAGAGCAGGAAACTGGGTTGATTGCTAATGGGGATGTGAATGAAGTCGATAATTTGAAAAATGGGATTGATTTGAATGCTGGgtttaatttgaatttgaatgatgGGTGTGACTTGAATGTTGATCCAAATGTTGGTAAGGAAGAAATTGCAGAGATAAGAGattgtattgatttgaatttggatGCGAATGATGAGTTTGTTGAGAATCAGAATGTGGATAGTTTGGGCGGTTCAGCTGTGCTCACCCACGGAAGCCAGAGGAGGGGATGCAATTTCGATCTGAATTTGGAAGTTAATGAAGAATTTAAGGATACAGAAGGTGACTGTGAAGAAAAATTCAAGGTTAATCCCAGGTTTGAATTGGTTgaagaaagtctaaagaaagaGAGGAGTGGAGATGCTGAAGAAAAGGTTATTGACGATGGTAATTCTAATGAGACCTGGAAGGAAGTGTATATTGATATTAATGAAGATATTCCCATGACGAGCGTTGATGACCCCATTGACTGTGCAGCTGGTGAACGGCTTGATAATACATATTGTTGTTCCAGTGGAGATCTGAAGGCTGATGGTTCTCTTGGGATTTTTGAGACTAGCTGCATTAATGATAGTGGATTGGTGGAAGTTCCGGTGAAGGATAGTCTCTATGAGGCCCGCACTCCAATGATTCATGGAAACCTAGGCGATTCAGGAAGTCCATGCATTCAAAAAAGTAGCCgtagaaagagaagaaaactaCTGGATAATTTGATATCTACGACTACAGAGACAGTTTTGAGGAGAAGCGCTCGTAGAGGTTCTGCTCAAAATCATGTTTCTGTCAGCGATCCATTTTCCTCTTCTGCAGTGAGTGCAATAACAGAGGAAAAACCATCGATTTCTGGTTGTGAAGAGGCTGAAAATCCTAGTGTTCTTTTTCAGGAGCTGGAATTACCTCCTTCATCACAACATTTAAATCTAGATGGAATTCCCATACTTGACGTTTTTTCTATTTATGCTTGTTTAAGATCATTTAGCACTCTATTATTTCTGAGTCCCTTCAAGTTGGAGGATTTTGTGGCCGCACTGACGTGCAAGTCTCCTAGCTCATTATTTGATCATGTTCATGTTTCTATTTTGCAAACACTGAGAAAACACTTGGAGTGGCTTGCAAATGATGGTTCCGAAACAGCTTCTGATTGTCTGAG GAGTCTTAATTGGGATTTTCTTGACTTGATTACATGGCCAATTTTTATGGTTGAGTATTTCTTGATCCATAGTTCGGGACTGAAGCCAGGATTTGATCTCAGTTGCTTCAAGTTATACAAAACTGACTACTACACACAACCTGCTTCTGTAAAAGTTGAGATACTGCGGTGTCTATGTGATGATTTGATAGAAGTGGAAGCCATGAGGTTAGAAATTAATAGAAGGTCTTTGGCTGCTGAGCCTGACATGGTCAATGACCGGAATTTGAACTATGAGGTTTGTAAGAAAAGGAAGGCTCTAGTGGAGGTTGCTGGTACCTCTAATGCGAATGATGAGGTTGATGATGACACCACCGACTGGAATAGTGATGAATGCTGCCTCTGTAAGATGGATGGAAATTTAATCTGCTGTGATGGCTGTCCTGCTGCATATCATTCAAAATGTGTTGGAGTTTCTAATGATCTTTTGCCGGAGGGTGACTGGTACTGCCCTGAGTGTTTGATTGACAGGCATAGACCTTGGATGAAATTGCAGAAGTCACTCCGAGGTGCAGAGTTATTAGGAATTGATCCTCGTGGTCGGCTATATTTTAAAAGTTTTGGGTACCTTTTGGT ATCAGATTCTTTTGATAGCGAGTCCGCATTCAACTATTACACCAGAGATGATCTGAATAAAGTTATTAAAGTGCTAAGGTCTTCAGGTTTTTTCTATGGTGGGATATTAGTGGCCATCTGCAAGCACTGGGACATTCCTGTTAGCTTTGATGGAGCATATAGTGAAATTGGCTGCTTGATGCCCCCGTACCCATTGGCATTTTCAGAAACATGTGCTGTTAAGAATGAGACTGATAAAGATAGAAAATTGCAAGAGAATTCAGGGACTGTGACAGCAATTCCAAATATAGCTTCTGAAGTGTCAGCTGAAACCATGCAAGTGGAAAGGTCAGTCATGCTGTGCGATCCAGATGAACCTGACTTTGTGGGACTTCATCCTGAAGACTGTTCTTTACCATCTGCTAGCTTGCATGTCAGAAAAGGAATCACTAGAAAAGGGGGAACTTCAGAAATGCATTGTGGAATTGGTTATATGAACTATTACAGTTTTGGCCAAATTGCTTCATCTGTTGCTGAGGAGTTGACGCGTAAACCATCAgaaaaaattaaagaagataAAATAATAACAGAAGAGGAAATAGTATCAGCACAGATGAAGACCATTTTAAAAAAATCTTCCAAGTTTTTCTGGCCAAATATTGAGGACCTAAATACTGGTGCACGGAAAGAGAAATGCGGTTGGTGCTTTTCTTGCAAAGCTCCTGCTGATGACAAGGATTGCTTGTTTATCATGAGTATGGGGTCTATCAAGGATGCTTCTAATAGTGATAGAGTTGGCCTTCAATCCAAAAAGAATGGGAAAGGTCATCTTAATGATGTCAGCTGTCAAATCCTATCTATTCATGATCGTCTGCAGGGACTTCTGTTGGGCCCATGGTTGAGTCCACTTCACACAGAACTCTGGCGTAAATACCTTCTTTATGCATCTGGCATTGCCTCCATTAAATATTTACTTCTCATG TTGGAGGCAAATTTGCGTCATCGTGCACTTTCAGCGGATTGGTTGAAACATGTAGATTCTGTTAATACCATGGGTTCAGCTTCTCATGTTGTGACTTCATTACGTAGCAGAAGAAGGCCCAAGTGTTCAGATAGTGAGTCCAACCCCTCTTTAAATGCTGCCAGTGGATTGGGAATGTTTTGGTGGAGGGGTGGTAGGCTTTCTCGTCAGGTTTTCAGTTGGAAGGTTTTGCCTCGTTCCTTGACTTCCAAGGCTGCCAGACAAG CTGGGTGTACAAAGATACTGGGTATATTATATCCTGAGAATTCAGAATATGCTAAGAGAAGCAAATCTGTTGCCTGGCGAGCTGCTGTTGAGGCCTCAACTAGTGCAGAACAGCTTGCTTTACAG GTTAGAGAGCTTGATTCAAACATTAGATGGGATGATATTGAGAATTCACATCCTCTGCCAACATTGGACAAAGAATCTAGAAAATCAATCAAGCTGTTCAAGAAAGTTATTGTCCGCAGGAAGTCCTCTGAAGGGGGAGCAGTTAAGTATCTTCTTGATTTTGGTAAGAGAAGAGCTATCCCTGACATTGTGAAGGGATTTGGTTCTTTGGTTGAAGAACTGTCTAGTGAGAAGAAAAAGTATTGGCTGGATGAATCATATCTTCCCTTGCATCTTTTGAAAAGTTTTGAGGAGAAAAGGATTGCCCGCAAGTCTACTGATGTGAAATCTGGTAAAGTTCTTGAGGTTGCTAGAGTAACAAAGAGGCCCCGGGAAGAAAAGggatttatgtatttgttttcgAAGGCTGAAAGATCTGAGTATTATAAATGTGCACACTGCAACAAAGATGTCCTGATAAG GGAAGCTGTGAGTTGCCAGTCTTGCGAAG GATTTTTTCACAAAAGGCATGCCAGGAAGTCTGCTGGGGCAGTGGTGGCTCGGTATAAATATACATGCTACCAATGCCAGAAGGGATTGCGTCCGAAGATTGACACAAAAAGAAGGAAAGTTGAAACAAAAGGAGGGAAAGTACAGCCACATAAATGTAAACCGAAAGGAGGGAAAGTACAGTCACAAAAGTTTACAAATTCTCAAACAGGTCGCAGATCGATGcgtttgaaaaacaaaaaaaaagctttaGCTGGAGGACGACAAGTAAGATTGAAAAATAGCAAAACAGTTCCAGCAAGTGTACCCCTACGTCGTTCTCCTAGAAAAGCTAAATGTTTACCGGTGCAAAATAAAAGGCATAGCAAACgcaagaaagggaaaaaaggcAAATCCAATAAGGGCACATATAAGAAACCAAATACAGCTACATGGCAGAAGAAGAGAACGCAAGTTTATCACAGTTACTGGCTTAATGGTCTGCTGTTGTCCAGAAAACCAAGTGATGAACGTGTTATGCATTTTAGGGATAAGAAACTCCTTGTGCATTCAGAATGTGTGTCAACCATTCTTGATCAACTCAAATGCCACCTTTGTTGTGAAGCAAGATATTCGTCTTCTTTAAATTATATTTCTTGTGAAATATGTGGAG TGTGGTTTCACGGTGATGCTTTTGGACTGAATTCGGAGAACATTGGTAAGCTGATTGGATTTAAGTGCCACATGTGTCGTGAAGGGAACCCTCCTATCTGCCCCCACTTGGAAGATGTGAAAACTGATGTCCCTCAATTGGCTGAAGCTCAAATTGATGGTACCGTTGATTGTTCTGAGGAAGTACCTAACTCTGTCCCACCTTTAAGTGAG ATCACATGCAATTGA